A window of Hippoglossus stenolepis isolate QCI-W04-F060 chromosome 18, HSTE1.2, whole genome shotgun sequence contains these coding sequences:
- the entpd2b gene encoding ectonucleoside triphosphate diphosphohydrolase 2 — protein sequence MAQRCSSHPVLPVLLLLGGVVAVLLLTVPARDVLDAPGFAYGIVLDAGSSHTALYIYKWPADKQNGTGVVTQHSECHVKGGGISSYAGQQGAAGQSLEVCLDQAVKDIPKERHRLTPVYLGATAGMRLLNKYSPEQSGRILQEVGHRIQSYPFNYQGAAILSGQKEGAYGWVTVNYLLENFIKYGFVGHWLSPGRPTVGALDFGGASTQITFATQEDVEDKNDTMKMRLYGHEYSLYTHSFLCYGQDQVLKRLQAHLVKSQGYSQSAVHPCYPAGHSMSFKLSTIFNSPCTVKYAPSSYNPEASVTLQGSGHYEHCVGNVSEIFSFDSCSFSRCSFDEVFQPNVTGSFMAFSAFFYTHSFLQEVTGITVNSPSRLDDAARTVCTMSFSQMLLLAPKQKSRLQDYCASSVFIKVLMLRGYGFDDASFPRISFQKKAGDASVGWALGYMLSLSNLLPAEKVGQRKALTLSAWGMLVCLCGLLLSAALVFIMLRACDGKRKGGSDGPI from the exons ATGGCTCAGCGGTGCTCCTCTCATCCCGtcctccccgtcctcctcctgctcggcGGGGTGGTCGCGGTCCTGCTCCTCACTGTCCCCGCTCGGGACGTCCTGGACGCGCCCGGGTTCGCG TATGGGATTGTCCTGGATGCTGGATCGTCACACACAGCGTTGTACATATACAAGTGGCCGGCAGACAAGCAAAACGGCACAGGAGTGGTCACCCAGCACAGTGAATGCCATGTTAAAg GCGGAGGGATCTCGAGCTACGCCGGCCAGCAGGGAGCAGCCGGGCAGAGCTTAGAGGTCTGTCTGGACCAGGCGGTGAAGGACATCCCCAAAGAAAGACACCGGCTCACGCCCGTGTACCTGGGAGCCACAGCTGGCATGAGGCTTCTGAA TAAATACAGTCCGGAGCAATCGGGTCGGATTCTCCAGGAAGTGGGACACAGAATCCAGTCGTACCCTTTCAACTACCAAGGGGCGGCCATATTGAGTGGTCAAAAGGAGGGGGCGTACGGCTGGGTCACCGTCAACTATCTCCTCGAGAACTTCATAAAG TATGGTTTCGTGGGGCACTGGCTTAGCCCCGGCAGACCCACGGTGGGAGCGCTTGATTTCGGCGGAGCGTCCACCCAGATAACATTTGCCACTCAGGAGGACGTGGAGGACAAGAACGACACAATGAAGATGCGTCTCTATGGACACGAGTACTCTTTGTACACGCACAGCTTCCTGTGCTACGGCCAGGACCAGGTCCTCAAGAGGCTTCAGGCTCACCTAGTCAAG tctcaggGTTATTCCCAATCAGCCGTCCACCCCTGCTACCCTGCAGGCCACAGCATGAGTTTCAAATTAAGCACTATATTCAACTCTCCGTGCACAGTGAAGTACGCGCCCAGCTCCTACAACCCAGAGGCCTCGGTGACGTTGCAGGGCAGCGGACATTATGAACACTGCGTGGGCAACGTGTCCGAGATCTTCTCCTTCGACAGCTGTTCGTTCTCCCGGTGCTCTTTCGACGAAGTGTTTCAGCCAAACGTCACCGGTAGCTTCATG GCGTTCTCTGCATTCTTCTACACTCACTCCTTCCTGCAGGAGGTGACTGGCATCACCGTGAACTCGCCGTCACGGCTGGATGACGCCGCCAGGACCGTGTGCACCATGAGCTTCAGTCAA ATGTTGCTTCTTGCTCCGAAACAAAAGTCCCGTTTGCAGGACTACTGTGCCTCCTCCGTGTTCATCAAGGTTCTCATGTTGAGAGGCTACGGCTTCGACGACGCATCTTTCCCTCGCATTTCCTTCCAGAAGAAG GCCGGGGATGCCTCGGTGGGCTGGGCTCTGGGCTACATGCTGAGTTTGAGCAATCTGCTGCCGGCAGAGAAAGTGGGGCAGAGGAAGGCCCTGACCCTGAGTGCGTGGGGAATGCTCGTCTGTCTCTGCGGCCTCCTCCTCAGCGCAGCCCTGGTCTTCATCATGCTCCGAGCTTGTGAtgggaagaggaaaggaggcaGTGACGGCCCCATCTAG
- the phpt1 gene encoding 14 kDa phosphohistidine phosphatase: MCSQTRAAALMADIPRADIDPSGVFKYVLIRVHSREEGDDSEVDIVRGYGWAEYHADIYDKVSEELEKDGHLDCECIGGGRIKHDAQDKKIHVYGYSMGFGRANHAVSTEKLKAQYPGYEVTWSNEGY; the protein is encoded by the exons ATGTGCTCTCAGACCAGGGCCGCGGCTCTGATGGCGGACATCCCGCGGGCTGACATCGATCCGTCCGGCGTGTTCAAGTACGTCCTCATCAGGGTCCACAGCCGAGAGGAGGGGGACGACTCCGAGGTGGACATCGTCCGAGGATACGGATGGGCCGAGTACCACG CTGATATCTACGACAAAGTTTCGGAGGAGCTGGAAAAGGACGGACACCTGGACTGTGAGTGTATCGGAGGAGGGAGGATCAAACATGATGCCCAAGACAAGAAGATCCACGTGTACGGATACTCCATG GGATTTGGACGAGCAAACCACGCAGTATCCACGGAGAAACTAAAGGCTCAGTATCCAGGCTATGAGGTGACCTGGAGCAATGAAGGATACTGA
- the mamdc4 gene encoding apical endosomal glycoprotein, whose amino-acid sequence MSPSSGALQHVADSQVQSCQTPEGKCDFVCDCGDCSDEQSCGYTGKVFECDFEDAAQCGWTDRSVNEAYSWGRHQRGGMLLDSGPSSDFTTGTATGWFMGVNAVKSESLRTAVLVSPEMRQSSTTCRLRLRYFLWDSGHTGLGSTPLWASVLRSDSSEATVWRPEATSVRGWREATIFLGRIPTSFQIRLHSQRSEGQKGDVAIDQLEFLDCALPLPFPGKECPAGMVKCLNEACVEQRQVCDGSDDCGDGSDEKTCEGFQLCDFEAGLCDWDLRSLSSLKWVRTNQENISISDPLRGPGRDHSNNNAAGHFLYVTVPEGGLSRDWATFQSRLLDPTNSSHPCKMVMYTHQFGPRSGGLTVLVAEKKIYPVWKRGGALGDVWVKAEVEIVASFPFQILIMAAIRDFAYGGIAVDSITLSPECRRSSGNYTLPKFPDSPGDPCAEPDKMCDFNPDCPGAEDEAKCGDFSTAGGSSGWTDSSIGSQGWVLHQNSTSKEEYLYVAQAPGQQLTDAQTRTPLLGPSGPACSLSFDFALTGNPDHIGVLSVRVIDSLLGSQAETWEFAGKTGAGEGAWQHASVTVGARKHRFQLAFEARAVKLCPCSKIKVTNVSFVDCHAAYFPSSPTALSCNFEDGLCGWYQDNSDNFDWTVHSGMDHTIGIGKSLVVDMWNPSLRGLFGRLVSFTQTPGQTEYCLSFFYKLYGPNTGALNVKLLDDHGYETILWTRSGAHGNAWHEGQCPVPHQLTSFRLMFEAVRSGFDGQVAIDDVAFVARPCSVPRMCSFEGQRCGYSSSGKVQWLHRSGSTATMGGPKTDHTLETDLGFYMMVNTRADILPSGGTAVLTSPVRQGATRTECVHFWYHMGGAYPGSLTVYMKPAKGERVEIFSNRLNQGDVWRHGNGNISSTLVDWQLEFEVIGAGGRDTHVAVDDIFISAYPCDNKGSRCSLERGMCSWSNTHNVKVDKLDWELTSHETEKHYSTPTEDHTLGTERGHFLFFPSSDRTATNQNAQLLSPHLPPTKGTCLKFWIYKPFSSDNQLRVSRMTEGLLTELLVVNEVGGLWKRFDINIMSTEEYQIVFEGIKGTLGFIALDDIEYTIGINCAKTNSDTSSPKQDNAGGMAASVIVLLLMIGTLIAMLVYCLRTRQKFEAASHQSSSSTGGAGFRNDTYEPDLTEDRVIVSSFHNHPMAAGFNNVTFSADDRETEVA is encoded by the exons ATGTCCCCTTCTTCAGGGGCTCTGCAACATG TTGCTGATTCTCAGGTTCAGTCGTGTCAGACCCCTGAGGGGaaatgtgactttgtgtgtgactgtggcgACTGCAGCGACGAGCAGAGCTGTG GCTACACAGGAAAAGTCTTTGAGTGTGACTTTGAGGACGCAGCCCAGTGTGGATGGACCGACCGCTCCGTCAATGAAGCGTACAGCTGGGGGAGACACCAGAGAGGAGGCATGCTGCTGGACAGCGGGCCGTCCTCTGACTTCACCACCGGGACGGCTACag GCTGGTTTATGGGAGTGAATGCTGTGAAGTCCGAGTCCCTCAGAACTGCAGTTCTAGTCTCTCCAGAGATGAGACAGTCTTCAACAACCTGTCGTCTCCGTCTCAGATATTTCCTCTGGGACTCAG GTCACACAGGTCTGGGCTCCACACCGCTGTGGGCGTCCGTCCTTCGCTCGGATTCTTCAGAGGCCACAGTGTGGCGTCCTGAGGCCACCAGTGTCCGCGGCTGGAGGGAGGCGACCATCTTTTTGGGCCGTATTCCCACAAGCTTCCAAATCCGTCTTCACTCACAGCGGTCAGAGGGGCAAAAAGGAGACGTGGCCATCGACCAGCTGGAGTTTCTGGACTGTGCTCTGCCCT TGCCATTCCCTGGTAAAGAATGCCCAGCAGGGATGGTGAAGTGTCTGAACGAGGCCTGTGTGGAGCAGCGGCAGGTCTGTGACGGCAGCGACGACTGTGGTGACGGGAGTGATGAGAAGACCTGTG AGGGCTTCCAGCTCTGTGACTTTGAGGCCGGCCTGTGTGATTGGGACCTGAGGTCCTTGTCCTCACTGAAATGGGTGCGGACGAATCAGGAGAACATTTCCATCTCGGATCCTCTGAGAGGACCAGGCAGGGATCACTCCAACAACAATGCAGCAG GTCACTTCCTATATGTCACTGTCCCCGAGGGTGGTCTCTCAAGGGACTGGGCCACTTTTCAAAGTCGTCTCCTTGATCCCACCAATAGTTCACATCCTTGCAAG ATGGTGATGTACACGCACCAGTTTGGGCCGAGGTCTGGCGGTCTGACGGTGCTGGTTGCTGAGAAAAAGATCTACCCTGTGTGGAAGCGAGGCGGAGCCCTGGGTGATGTCTGGGTGAAGGCAGAGGTGGAGATTGTCGCCAGCTTCCCTTTCCAG ATTTTAATAATGGCAGCAATCAGAGACTTTGCATATGGAGGTATCGCTGTCGACAGCATCACCTTGTCCCCTGAGTGCCGCAGATCATCTG GAAACTACACCCTCCCAAAATTCCCAGATTCTCCTGGAGACCCGTGTGCTGAACCCGACAAGATGTGCGATTTTAACCCGGACTGTCCGGGAGCAGAGGATGAGGCCAAATGTG GGGATTTCTCGACCGCTGGAGGCAGCTCAGGCTGGACTGACTCCAGCATCGGGAGTCAGGGTTGGGTGCTACATCAGAATTCCACATCCAAAG AGGAGTACCTGTATGTGGCCCAGGCCCCCGGCCAGCAGCTGACTGACGCCCAGACTCGCACCCCCCTGCTGGGACCCTCTGGCCCCGCCTGCTCCCTCAGCTTTGATTTTGCTTTAACTGGAAATCCAGATCACATTG gtgtGCTGTCTGTCagggtgattgacagcttgCTGGGCTCGCAGGCTGAAACGTGGGAGTTCGCTGGGAAGACGGGAGCAGGGGAGGGGGCGTGGCAGCATGCCAGCGTAACTGTTGGAGCCAGGAAACATCGCTTCCAG CTGGCGTTTGAGGCTCGTGCTGTGAAACTGTGTCCGTGCTCCAAGATTAAAGTGACAAACGTTAGCTTCGTCGACTGTCACGCCGCTTATTTCCCATCTTCTCCAACCG cACTGTCATGTAACTTTGAAGATGGACTGTGTGGATGGTATCAGGACAACAGTGACAACTTTGACTGGACGGTGCACAGCGGGATGGACCACACCATCGGGATCG GTAAAAGCCTCGTCGTGGACATGTGGAATCCTTCTCTGCGCGGTTTGTTCGGACGCTTGGTCTCATTTACGCAGACGCCCGGTCAAACAGAATACTGCCTGTCCTTCTTCTACAAACTGTACGGACCCAACACAG GTGCTCTGAATGTAAAGCTGCTGGATGACCACGGGTATGAAACCATCCTCTGGACCCGCAGCGGAGCTCACGGCAACGCGTGGCACGAAGGACAATGTCCGGTACCGCACCAACTCACGAGCTTCCGG CTGATGTTTGAAGCCGTTCGCTCCGGCTTTGACGGGCAGGTGGCCATCGACGATGTGGCGTTTGTGGCTCGTCCGTGCTCTGTGCCCAGGATGTGTTCCTTCGAAGGCCAGCGCTGCGGGTACAGCAGCTCGGGTAAAGTTCAGTGGCTCCACCGCAGCGGAAGCACCGCCACGATGGGCGGACCCAAAACTGACCACACTCTGGAGACCGACCTCG GTTTCTACATGATGGTGAACACCAGAGCCGACATTCTTCCCTCGGGCGGCACGGCGGTCCTCACCTCCCCCGTTCGTCAAGGAGCCACCAGGACTGAGTGTGTGCACTTCTGGTACCACATGGGGGGAGCGTATCCTG GTTCTCTGACGGTGTACATGAAGCCGGCgaagggagagagggtggagaTCTTCTCCAACCGTCTGAATCAAGGTGACGTCTGGCGCCATGGCAACGGCAACATCTCCAGCACCCTTGTGGACTGGCAG TTGGAGTTCGAGGTGATCGGAGCTGGAGGCAGAGACACCCACGTTGCAGTCGATGACATCTTCATTTCAGCGTACCCGTGTGACAATAAAG GTTCTAGGTGCAGTCTGGAGAGAGGGATGTGCAGCTGGAGCAACACGCACAACGTTAAAGTGGACAAACTGGACTGGGAGCTGACGAGTCATGAGACGGAGAAGCACTACTCCACCCCGACTGAAGATCACACTCTGGGCACAGAGAGAg gtcacttcctgttcttTCCAAGCAGCGATCGGACGGCAACCAATCAAAATGCTCAGCTGCTGAGCCCTCACCTGCCCCCGACCAAGGGCACCTGCCTGAAATTCTGGATTTACAAACCTTTCTCAT cGGACAACCAGCTGAGGGTGTCGAGGATGACTGAGGGTCTTCTGACTGAGCTGCTGGTGGTGAACGAAGTGGGAGGACTGTGGAAACGCTTTGACATAAACATCATGTCTACTGAGGAATACCAG ATTGTGTTTGAAGGAATCAAAGGCACTTTAGGCTTCATCGCTCTGGATGACATTGAATACACCATCGGGATCAACTGTGCTAAAACAAATTCAGACACGT CCTCACCAAAACAAGACAACGCAGGAGGGATGGCAGCCTCCGTCATCGTGCTCCTGCTGATGATCGGCACTCTGATCGCAATGCTGGTTTACTGCCTGCGAACTCGCCAGAAGTTTGAGGCTGCGTCCCATCAATCCTCATCTTCCACAGGCGGTGCTGGTTTCAGAAATGACACATATGAACCAGACCTCACA gaAGACCGTGTGATAGTATCATCTTTTCATAACCATCCAATGGCCGCTGGGTTCAATAACGTCACT ttcTCTGCTGatgacagagagacggaggtgGCGTAA
- the LOC118125760 gene encoding glutamine synthetase — MASLSLSSRLNKSLRQQYLNLSQEGKCQVTYIWIDGKGEEVRGKTRTLDTEPKGIEEIPEWNFDGSSTYQSEGSNSDMYLKPVCMFRDPFTLDPNKLVLCEVFKYNRLPAETNYRTSCEKVMQKVEKHCIWFGMEQEYTLLGIDGHPFSWPAQGYPLPQGPYYCGVGAHNAYGRDIVECHYKACLYAGIKIYGTNAEVMPSQWEYQVGPCEGIAMGDHLWVSRYLLHRVCEDFGVIATLDPKPMTGNWNGAGCHTNVSTKEMREEGGLEYIEKAIAKLEKRHKEHISVYDPRGGQDNMRRLTGHHETSSIEDFSAGVANRSASIRIPRQVGEEKKGYFEDRRPASNCDPYVVTKAIVCTCLLDLDVQGSGVEINVSSPEMES; from the exons ATGGCATCATTGTCACTCAGCTCTCGCCTCAACAAGAGCCTGCGTCAGCAGTACCTGAACCTGTCGCAGGAAGGGAAGTGCCAGGTCACCTACATCTGGATCGACGGCAAAGGAGAAGAAGTTCGTGGCAAAACCCGAACCCTGGACACTGAGCCGAAAGGCATAGAGG AAATCCCTGAATGGAACTTCGATGGCTCGAGCACGTACCAATCCGAAGGCTCCAACAGCGACATGTACCTCAAGCCCGTCTGCATGTTCCGGGACCCGTTCACCCTCGACCCCAACAAACTGGTGCTCTGTGAAGTCTTCAAATACAACCGCTTGCCTGCAG AAACTAACTATCGGACTAGCTGCGAAAAGGTGATGCAGAAGGTCGAGAAGCACTGCATCTGGTTTGGCATGGAGCAGGAGTACACGCTGTTAGGAATAGATGGACATCCCTTCAGTTGGCCCGCACAGGGATACCCACTACCCCAGG GCCCTTACTACTGTGGCGTGGGGGCACACAACGCGTATGGACGAGACATCGTGGAGTGTCACTACAAGGCCTGCCTCTACGCAGGGATCAAAATCTACGGCACCAATGCTGAAGTTATGCCATCTCAG TGGGAGTACCAGGTGGGCCCCTGTGAGGGCATTGCGATGGGCGACCACCTGTGGGTCTCACGCTATCTGCTGCACCGCGTGTGCGAAGACTTTGGGGTTATCGCAACTCTGGACCCCAAACCAATGACGGGCAACTGGAACGGCGCCGGTTGCCACACGAACGTCAGCACCAAGGAGATGAGGGAAGAAGGGGGACTGGA ATACATCGAGAAGGCCATCGCCAAACTAGAAAAGAGGCACAAGGAGCACATCAGCGTGTACGACCCTCGTGGAGGCCAGGACAACATGAGACGTCTCACGGGTCACCACGAAACCTCCAGCATCGAAGACTTCTCTGCCGGGGTGGCCAACCGCAGTGCCAGCATCCGCATCCCTCGCCAGGTGGGCGAAGAGAAGAAAGGCTACTTCGAGGACCGCCGCCCTGCATCCAACTGCGACCCGTACGTTGTGACAAAGGCCATCGTGTGCACCTGCCTGCTGGATTTAGACGTGCAGGGCAGTGGGGTGGAGATAAATGTGAGTTCACCTGAGATGGAGTCCTGA